From Piliocolobus tephrosceles isolate RC106 chromosome 16, ASM277652v3, whole genome shotgun sequence, the proteins below share one genomic window:
- the LOC111521225 gene encoding olfactory receptor 1D2, with protein MEGGNQSKSSEFLLLGMSESPEQQQILFWMFLSMYLVTVVGNVLIILAISSDSRLHTPMYFFLANLSFTDLFFVTNTIPKMLVNLQSQNKAISYAGCLTQLYFLVSLVALDNLILAVMAYDRYVAICHPLHYVTAMSPGLCILLLSLCWVFSVLYGLIHTLLMTRVTFCGSRKIHYLFCEMYVLLRLACSNIHINHTVLVATGCFIFLIPLGFTITSYARIVTAIFRIPSATGKYKAFSTCASHLAVVSLFYGTLGMVYLQPLQTYSMKDSVATVMYAVVTPMMNPFIYSLRNKDMHGALGRLFQGKAFWKLT; from the coding sequence ATGGAGGGAGGCAACCAGAGTAAAAGTTCAGAGTTCCTTCTCCTGGGAATGTCAGAGAGTCCTGAGCAGCAGCAGATCCTGTTTTGGATGTTCCTGTCCATGTACCTGGTCACGGTGGTGGGAAATGTGCTCATCATCCTGGCCATCAGCTCTGATTCCCGCCTGCACACCCCCATGTACTTCTTCCTGGCCAACCTCTCCTTCACTGACCTCTTCTTTGTCACCAACACAATCCCCAAGATGCTGGTGAACCTCCAGTCCCAGAACAAAGCCATCTCCTATGCAGGGTGTCTGACGCAGCTCTACTTCCTGGTCTCCTTGGTGGCCCTGGACAACCTCATCCTGGCCGTGATGGCGTATGACCGCTATGTGGCCATCTGCCATCCCCTCCACTATGTCACAGCCATGAGCCCTGGACTCTGTATCTTGCTCCTCTCCTTGTGTTGGGTGTTCTCTGTCCTCTATGGCCTCATCCATACCCTCCTCATGACCAGGGTGACCTTCTGTGGGTCCCGAAAGATCCACTACCTCTTCTGTGAGATGTACGTCCTGCTGAGGCTGGCGTGTTCCAACATCCACATCAACCACACCGTACTGGTTGCCACGGGCTGTTTCATCTTCCTCATCCCCTTAGGTTTCACGATCACGTCCTATGCCCGCATTGTCACAGCCATCTTCCGAATACCCTCAGCCACTGGGAAGTACAAAGCCTTCTCCACCTGTGCCTCCCATTTGGCTGTGGTCTCCCTTTTCTATGGGACTCTGGGTATGGTGTACCTGCAGCCCCTCCAAACCTACTCCATGAAGGACTCAGTAGCCACAGTGATGTATGCGGTGGTGACACCCATGATGAACCCCTTCATCTACAGCCTGAGGAACAAGGACATGCATGGGGCTCTGGGAAGACTCTTCCAAGGAAAAGCCTTCTGGAAGTTGACATGA
- the LOC111521385 gene encoding olfactory receptor 1D5, protein MRELNKHLLVLMLQKVGGMDGDNQSENSQFLLLSMSESPEQQQILFWMFLSMYLVTVVGNALIILAISSDSRLHTPMYFFLANLSFTDLFFVTNTIPKMLVNFQSQNKAIAYAGCLTQLYFLVSLVTLDNLILAVMAYDCYVAICHPLHYVTAMSPGLCVLLLCLCWGLSVPYGLLLTLLLTRVTFCGTQEIHYLFCEMYVLLRLACSNTHIIHTVLIATGCFIFITPLGFMTTSYVRIVRTILQVPSASKKYKTFSTCASHVGVVSLFYGTLAMVYLQPLHTYSMKDSVATVMYAVVTPMMNPFSYSLRNKDMHWALGRLLGRPFQRPK, encoded by the coding sequence ATGAGGgaacttaataaacatttgttggtgTTAATGTTGCAGAAAGTTGGGGGAATGGATGGAGATaaccagagtgagaactcacaGTTCCTACTCCTGTCAATGTCAGAGAGTCCTGAGCAGCAGCAGATCCTGTTTTGGATGTTCCTGTCCATGTACCTGGTCACGGTGGTGGGAAATGCGCTCATCATCCTGGCCATCAGCTCTGATTCCCGCCTGCACACCCCCATGTACTTCTTCCTGGCCAACCTCTCCTTCACTGACCTCTTCTTTGTCACCAACACAATCCCCAAGATGCTGGTGAACTTCCAGTCCCAGAACAAAGCCATCGCCTATGCAGGGTGTCTGACGCAGCTCTACTTCCTGGTCTCCTTGGTGACCCTGGACAACCTCATCCTGGCCGTGATGGCGTATGACTGCTATGTGGCCATCTGCCATCCCCTCCACTATGTCACAGCCATGAGCCCTGGACTCTGTGTTTTGCTCCTCTGTTTGTGTTGGGGGCTGTCTGTTCCCTATGGCCTCCTCCTCACTCTCCTCCTGACCAGGGTGACCTTCTGTgggactcaagagatccactaCCTCTTCTGTGAGATGTACGTCCTGCTGCGGCTGGCATGTTCCAACACCCACATCATTCACACAGTGTTGATCGCCACTGGCTGCTTCATCTTCATCACCCCCTTAGGGTTCATGACCACATCCTATGTACGTATTGTCAGAACCATCCTTCAGGTACCCTCAGCCtctaagaaatacaaaacctTCTCTACCTGTGCCTCGCATGTGGGTGTGGTCTCCCTCTTTTATGGGACACTTGCTATGGTGTACCTGCAGCCCCTCCACACCTATTCCATGAAGGACTCAGTAGCCACAGTGATGTATGCTGTGGTGACGCCTATGATGAACCCTTTCAGCTACAGCCTGAGGAACAAAGACATGCACTGGGCTCTGGGAAGACTCCTAGGGAGACCCTTTCAGAGGCCCAAATGA